The Lujinxingia sediminis genome contains a region encoding:
- the gspC gene encoding type II secretion system protein GspC: protein MEAFFRKYQSVINLGLLGMGSLLSALMVNGFVASQLAPFTVPEAPNYEAMRQQSERQSQRPDRAQSWKADITERCLFGCPEVVDPNVCPEGCGEGEVCEAGQCVPAPEGGEVGDDVPVASDLNMTLSGVMVASNPRWSMAMIKDGGQNKTMMVGVGDLIAEGAEVVEIRRDRVFVERNGQLEFIRMEGATSGDPAATASRSTANNSRTSGEVRSPTVGKSAAVKAEPTNAEATNAASGVERQGPNSFKVDRSMVERQLADPAALTRQARVMPNYRDGEPSGLRMVGVTPSSFYSQMGIRSGDIIQSVNGTPITNQRQALELLEKLRSENNVVIEIERRGRTEKMEYTIE from the coding sequence ATGGAAGCGTTTTTTCGAAAATATCAGAGCGTCATCAACCTGGGGTTGCTCGGGATGGGGTCGCTGTTGTCGGCGCTGATGGTCAACGGGTTTGTGGCCAGTCAGCTGGCGCCTTTTACGGTGCCGGAGGCGCCGAATTACGAGGCGATGCGCCAGCAGAGTGAGCGTCAGAGTCAGCGACCCGACCGCGCACAGAGCTGGAAGGCGGACATCACCGAGCGTTGCCTTTTTGGCTGCCCGGAGGTCGTCGACCCGAATGTGTGCCCGGAGGGGTGTGGCGAGGGCGAGGTCTGTGAAGCGGGCCAGTGTGTGCCGGCACCTGAGGGCGGGGAGGTTGGCGACGATGTGCCGGTGGCCAGCGACCTGAACATGACCCTGAGCGGTGTGATGGTGGCGAGTAATCCGCGCTGGTCCATGGCGATGATCAAAGATGGCGGCCAGAACAAGACGATGATGGTGGGCGTCGGCGATCTGATTGCCGAGGGCGCAGAGGTTGTGGAGATTCGCCGCGATCGCGTCTTCGTGGAGCGCAACGGCCAGCTCGAATTCATTCGCATGGAGGGGGCTACCAGCGGCGATCCGGCTGCGACGGCGTCGCGCTCGACGGCCAACAACTCGCGCACGTCCGGCGAGGTGCGCAGCCCCACCGTCGGGAAAAGCGCGGCGGTCAAGGCGGAGCCAACCAACGCTGAGGCCACCAACGCGGCCAGCGGCGTGGAACGCCAGGGCCCCAACTCCTTTAAGGTCGACCGCTCGATGGTGGAGCGTCAACTCGCCGACCCGGCCGCGCTCACCCGTCAGGCACGCGTGATGCCCAACTACCGTGACGGAGAGCCCAGCGGATTGCGAATGGTCGGGGTTACCCCGAGCAGCTTCTATTCGCAGATGGGTATTCGCAGCGGTGACATCATTCAGTCGGTCAATGGCACCCCGATCACCAACCAGCGTCAGGCGTTGGAGCTGCTTGAGAAGCTGCGCAGCGAGAACAACGTGGTCATTGAGATTGAGCGGCGCGGGCGTACCGAGAAGATGGAATACACCATTGAATAA